A portion of the Bubalus kerabau isolate K-KA32 ecotype Philippines breed swamp buffalo chromosome 1, PCC_UOA_SB_1v2, whole genome shotgun sequence genome contains these proteins:
- the LOC129642171 gene encoding olfactory receptor 2L2-like — MGNYNQTSTDFILLGLFPSSRTGLFLFILIGFIFLMAVLGNLSMILLIFLDIRLHKPMYFLLSQLSLMDLNYISTTVPKMAYDFLFANKSISITGCGIQSFFFLTMACAEGLLLASMAYDRYVAICFPLHYPIRISRRVCVLMITGSWIMGSINSCAHTTYILSIPYCQSRSINHFFCDVTVMLTIACIDTTVYEYTVFLSTTLFLLLPFIGIAFSYGRVLLAVYRMNSAEGKKKAYSTCSTHLTVVSFYYAPFVYTYLSPRFLRTPTEDKVLAVFYIILTPMLNPIIYSLRNKEVIGALRRVTQRISPMKM, encoded by the coding sequence ATGGGAAATTATAATCAAACATCAACTGATTTCATCTTATTGGGATTGTTTCCCTCTTCAAGAACTGGtctgttcctttttattctcattggtttcattttcttaatggctgTACTTGGTAACCTTTCCATGATTCTTCTCATCTTTCTGGACATCCGTCTTCACAAGCCCATGTATTTTCTGCTTAGCCAGCTCTCCCTCATGGATCTGAACTACATCTCTACCACTGTTCCCAAAATGGCCTATGATTTTCTGTTTGCAAACAAGTCTATCTCCATCACTGGGTGTGGGATTCAGAGCTTCTTCTTCTTGACTATGGCATGTGCAGAAGGATTGCTTTTGGCCTCTATGGCTTACGATCGTTATGTGGCCATTTGCTTTCCTCTTCATTATCCCATCAGAATCAGCAGAAGAGTGTGCGTATTGATGATAACAGGATCTTGGATAATGGGCTCTATTAATTCCTGTGCCCACACCACATATATTCTCTCTATCCCTTATTGCCAATCCAGGTCCATCaatcatttcttctgtgatgtcACAGTCATGTTGACAATAGCCTGCATTGATACAACGGTCTATGAATACACAGTGTTTCTGAGCACCACACTTTTCCTTTTGCTGCCCTTCATTGGTATTGCTTTTTCCTATGGCCgtgttctccttgctgtctatCGCATGAACTCAGCAGAAGGGAAGAAGAAGGCCTATTCAACCTGCAGCACCCACCTCACTGTGGTTTCTTTCTACTATGCACCCTTTGTTTACACGTATCTAAGCCCAAGATTTCTGCGTACTCCAACAGAGGACAAAGTTCTGGCTGTCTTTTACATCATCCTTACCCCGATGCTCAATCCTATTATCTACAGCCTGAGAAACAAGGAGGTGATTGGGGCCCTGAGAAGAGTAACTCAGAGAATCTCCCCTATGAAAATGTAG